One part of the Gemmatimonadales bacterium genome encodes these proteins:
- a CDS encoding PIN domain-containing protein, which yields MLEVFVDSGFWCATALRGRTDVDRERHERAGATLRQLIRSGTRLVTTNLVLAETHQLLLIRDRRDTALAFLRAFPAPGTDVVPSTAELEAEALADWIEKYDDQDFSLADAVSFALMKRRRIKRALAYDRHFAAAGFEMLP from the coding sequence GTGCTTGAGGTATTCGTAGACAGCGGCTTCTGGTGCGCAACCGCGCTCCGGGGCCGGACCGATGTCGACCGCGAGCGGCACGAACGGGCCGGAGCGACACTCCGCCAGCTGATCCGGAGCGGCACGCGTCTGGTCACGACCAATCTGGTGCTTGCTGAGACGCACCAGCTGCTGTTGATCCGGGACCGGCGAGACACGGCGCTTGCGTTCCTGAGAGCCTTCCCGGCCCCCGGGACCGATGTAGTACCCAGCACGGCGGAGCTGGAGGCCGAAGCTTTGGCTGACTGGATCGAGAAGTACGACGACCAGGACTTCTCCCTCGCCGACGCCGTGAGCTTCGCGCTAATGAAGCGGCGCCGGATCAAGCGCGCGCTTGCCTACGACCGGCATTTCGCGGCGGCGGGCTTCGAGATGCTCCCCTAA